The following are encoded in a window of Maridesulfovibrio ferrireducens genomic DNA:
- a CDS encoding FapA family protein has product MPCLKHFFNPDFNHQNLKPTQKNDGSTDFYNMGYVQSVVIGQILAQWQEEEEEGKCANGYRHYSEKKFPKGPNTKINPDDPDQLIATRNGYVFYNEDGLIMVKELLNIRGDVGLTTGNIFFIGDLVVHDSIKSGLEVKAFNINVKGIIEQAYVKAGGFLKCDGGIKGHGQAHIEAKDSIRANFCENATIVSGKNIIIDKSCMHSKVYCEGKFAVKGRLCGGPCYSNQYIYVGEQLGGGLSTPAQLIVGYSPLVLLHIDKISEQIDKLTDLISELAGKLSNGVSTALEYREKIDKYEIKVRFLKNKKKELWNTLEQTAKLESCRIMVPGIVKAGVEISIGQAFLQVNEPLEDVYFYYENHEIKVGSPALKK; this is encoded by the coding sequence ATGCCCTGCCTGAAGCACTTCTTCAACCCGGACTTTAATCATCAGAACCTGAAACCAACTCAGAAAAATGACGGAAGTACCGATTTTTATAATATGGGTTATGTCCAAAGCGTTGTTATAGGACAAATTCTTGCCCAGTGGCAGGAAGAAGAGGAAGAGGGAAAGTGTGCAAATGGATACAGGCACTATTCTGAAAAAAAATTTCCAAAAGGCCCAAACACAAAAATCAATCCAGACGATCCAGACCAGTTAATTGCTACTCGTAACGGCTACGTTTTTTATAACGAAGACGGTCTGATCATGGTCAAGGAACTGCTCAACATCAGAGGAGATGTGGGCTTGACCACTGGTAATATTTTTTTCATTGGAGATTTGGTTGTGCATGATTCAATCAAATCCGGGTTGGAGGTAAAAGCCTTCAACATTAATGTAAAAGGAATTATTGAGCAGGCTTATGTCAAGGCCGGTGGTTTTTTGAAATGTGACGGAGGCATCAAAGGACACGGTCAGGCTCATATTGAAGCAAAAGACAGTATACGGGCAAATTTCTGTGAAAACGCGACAATTGTAAGCGGTAAAAATATTATCATTGATAAAAGCTGCATGCACAGTAAAGTTTATTGCGAAGGTAAATTTGCAGTCAAAGGCAGACTGTGCGGCGGTCCCTGCTACAGTAACCAGTACATTTATGTAGGGGAACAACTCGGCGGGGGACTTAGCACCCCGGCTCAATTGATAGTGGGATACAGTCCTTTGGTACTGTTACACATAGACAAAATCTCCGAACAAATAGACAAACTGACCGACCTTATATCGGAATTGGCAGGCAAACTCTCAAACGGAGTAAGCACTGCGCTTGAATACAGAGAAAAGATTGATAAGTATGAGATAAAAGTCCGTTTCTTAAAAAACAAAAAAAAAGAGCTGTGGAATACACTGGAACAAACTGCAAAACTTGAATCATGCAGAATAATGGTTCCAGGTATTGTCAAAGCAGGTGTGGAAATCAGTATCGGACAAGCTTTTTTACAGGTTAATGAACCCTTGGAAGATGTTTACTTCTATTATGAAAACCATGAAATTAAAGTGGGATCTCCCGCGCTAAAGAAATAG
- a CDS encoding ATP-binding protein: MHSFVLEAVPNPEESREIARRAILILKKFISNESILHDIDLVLTEACSNVARHAYEKVADCNRLELKITIFPPEYIVLEIADWGKGLCSETIDFSMPSPEAVGGRGMFIMSKLMDSFELIKENDKNIIRLTRRIEEDQWQTKE, translated from the coding sequence ATGCATAGCTTTGTGCTGGAAGCGGTTCCCAACCCTGAAGAAAGTAGAGAAATTGCCAGAAGGGCAATTCTTATACTAAAAAAGTTCATCTCGAATGAAAGCATACTTCATGATATAGACTTAGTCTTAACTGAAGCATGCTCCAATGTAGCCAGACACGCTTATGAAAAAGTAGCTGACTGCAACAGGCTGGAACTGAAAATAACAATTTTTCCGCCAGAATACATTGTCCTTGAAATTGCGGACTGGGGAAAAGGACTTTGTTCTGAAACCATTGATTTCTCAATGCCTTCGCCGGAAGCGGTTGGAGGACGCGGCATGTTTATTATGTCCAAACTAATGGATTCGTTCGAACTTATTAAAGAAAATGATAAGAACATAATCAGGCTAACTCGCAGGATAGAGGAAGATCAATGGCAGACGAAAGAATAA
- the ispD gene encoding 2-C-methyl-D-erythritol 4-phosphate cytidylyltransferase translates to MSASGEVWAVILAAGSGTRLAASVGGVKKQFLLWKGFPLFWHSAITFSNTPRISGIVFVFPPDQVEEMKTVVSELDGSDSLGLPFKVVAGGARRQDSVFNGLSVLSARCEHVLVHDSARPFASGPLVSNIIDMLKDGLPAVIPAVEVTDTIKEVDGDIVKQTLVRSNLRAVQTPQGFSLPVLIAAHKMADENKWDVTDDASMVEMFGVEMLGAEMSKVKVHICAGEETNVKITNPEDLAKLEEKVQPVPCVGWGYDVHRYGPGRPMVIGGVPIPGGPEVIAHSDGDVLLHALADAILGLFGGGDIGFHFPDTSAACENMSSGIIVTEVLAKADEAGVEIVHVDLTVIAQIPKLSPHRNLIQKNIASLMGLDKSQVNVKATTEEKLGFTGEKKGIKAVAAVTGLKRVIKG, encoded by the coding sequence CGCCTTGCTGCATCTGTCGGCGGGGTTAAAAAACAGTTTCTTTTATGGAAGGGCTTTCCGCTCTTTTGGCATTCTGCCATTACTTTTTCAAATACACCTCGTATTTCAGGGATTGTTTTTGTTTTTCCGCCTGATCAGGTTGAAGAAATGAAAACAGTTGTCTCCGAACTTGACGGATCAGATTCACTCGGCTTGCCTTTTAAGGTTGTAGCCGGTGGAGCAAGACGGCAGGATTCCGTTTTTAACGGACTCAGCGTTTTGTCTGCCAGATGTGAACATGTTCTGGTTCATGATTCCGCTCGTCCTTTTGCTTCCGGCCCTCTGGTTTCCAATATTATAGATATGCTTAAAGACGGACTTCCCGCGGTTATTCCGGCTGTTGAAGTAACTGATACGATTAAAGAAGTTGACGGTGATATCGTTAAACAGACTTTGGTCAGATCTAATCTTCGAGCTGTTCAGACTCCGCAAGGTTTCTCGTTGCCTGTTCTTATTGCCGCACATAAGATGGCTGATGAGAATAAGTGGGATGTTACGGATGACGCGTCTATGGTTGAGATGTTTGGGGTTGAAATGCTCGGGGCCGAAATGTCAAAAGTTAAGGTTCATATTTGTGCCGGAGAGGAGACAAACGTGAAGATCACAAATCCCGAAGATTTGGCAAAGCTTGAAGAAAAGGTTCAGCCTGTTCCCTGTGTCGGCTGGGGATATGACGTACACAGGTACGGTCCCGGTAGACCTATGGTCATCGGTGGGGTTCCTATTCCCGGCGGACCTGAAGTTATCGCCCACTCAGACGGGGATGTTCTTTTACACGCTCTTGCGGATGCGATATTAGGCCTTTTCGGTGGCGGAGATATCGGATTTCATTTTCCTGATACGAGTGCTGCCTGTGAAAACATGTCCAGCGGCATAATCGTTACAGAAGTGCTCGCCAAGGCTGATGAGGCCGGAGTAGAAATTGTTCATGTTGATTTGACCGTAATAGCCCAGATACCAAAACTTTCTCCTCACAGGAACCTTATTCAAAAGAATATTGCTTCACTTATGGGGCTTGATAAATCTCAGGTTAATGTCAAAGCTACCACCGAAGAAAAGCTCGGCTTTACCGGCGAAAAGAAAGGAATTAAAGCTGTTGCTGCCGTGACCGGTCTTAAGAGAGTAATTAAAGGCTGA
- the dtd gene encoding D-aminoacyl-tRNA deacylase, with protein sequence MRLVIQRTSRAKVDVAERTVGSIGPGIMVLVGFGKEDTAELPVSKSWETIINKMIGLRIFEDTEGRMNHSLEDFGGDILLVSQFTLYASCRKGRRPSFTDAAAPELASSLFEKFTETVKSKAPGKVETGEFGSLMNIDFVNWGPVTIFLDSKDFT encoded by the coding sequence ATGCGCTTAGTAATACAAAGAACCAGTAGAGCAAAAGTTGATGTTGCGGAACGTACTGTCGGGTCCATCGGGCCGGGGATAATGGTACTGGTCGGATTCGGAAAAGAAGATACAGCAGAGCTTCCGGTTTCAAAATCATGGGAAACAATCATTAATAAAATGATAGGTCTCAGAATTTTTGAAGACACCGAAGGCCGCATGAATCATTCACTGGAAGACTTCGGAGGAGACATCCTTCTTGTTTCACAGTTCACACTCTATGCCTCCTGCCGCAAGGGAAGAAGACCTTCTTTTACAGACGCGGCTGCGCCTGAGCTTGCAAGCAGTTTATTTGAAAAATTTACTGAAACAGTCAAGTCCAAAGCGCCGGGGAAAGTTGAAACAGGAGAATTCGGTTCCCTTATGAATATTGACTTTGTTAACTGGGGGCCTGTTACAATCTTTTTGGATTCCAAAGATTTCACCTAA
- a CDS encoding OmpA family protein, whose amino-acid sequence MAKIVILKPKNNDPPPEEGLPPWMATFADMVTLLLCFFVLLLSFASNDAEKFKELLGSIKDAFGVKIERPEADHLALAPSDLQRKEIKMDSNDKRLLGLVLRIKALLDDDESTRKSSGVNADQDGVVMSTDSASLFKPGTAKLKPGANKVLNKVISILKENNYNLVVRGHTDNIETSSKKFPTNWELSAARAARALRYIAEHGGISTKRLKAVGYADTQPLVKNDTPANRAKNRRIEFFYHKPARDSW is encoded by the coding sequence ATGGCAAAAATAGTAATTCTTAAGCCGAAAAACAATGATCCACCTCCAGAGGAAGGGTTACCTCCGTGGATGGCGACATTTGCGGACATGGTTACTCTTTTGCTCTGCTTTTTCGTGCTTCTTTTATCTTTTGCATCCAATGACGCTGAAAAATTTAAAGAACTCTTAGGCTCAATTAAAGACGCATTCGGTGTAAAAATTGAAAGGCCCGAAGCGGACCACCTTGCACTTGCACCGTCGGACCTACAGCGCAAAGAAATAAAAATGGACAGCAATGACAAACGGCTGCTTGGTCTTGTCCTTCGTATTAAAGCCCTTCTGGATGACGACGAGTCCACCCGAAAATCCTCCGGCGTAAATGCTGATCAGGACGGCGTAGTCATGAGCACCGACAGCGCGTCACTATTTAAGCCCGGAACAGCGAAGTTAAAACCGGGTGCGAACAAGGTTCTAAACAAGGTCATCAGTATCCTTAAAGAAAATAATTATAACCTTGTTGTTCGAGGACATACCGACAACATAGAAACCAGCTCGAAAAAATTTCCAACAAACTGGGAGCTTTCAGCCGCAAGAGCGGCCAGAGCTTTACGCTACATCGCAGAACATGGCGGAATTTCGACCAAAAGACTCAAAGCTGTCGGATATGCAGACACTCAGCCACTTGTAAAAAATGACACCCCCGCCAACAGAGCAAAAAACAGAAGGATTGAATTTTTCTATCACAAACCTGCACGCGACTCATGGTAG
- a CDS encoding STAS domain-containing protein: MADERITISDGVLTLKFGKEITIESIYDFKNEVEKQSNSSEIKIVIANLSEALFLDSSGIGFLVSLNSRLKSLNKNMYLLRPSDHICKTLELVRLISFFDIIEDEREIS, from the coding sequence ATGGCAGACGAAAGAATAACCATTTCCGACGGAGTGCTTACTCTTAAGTTCGGAAAAGAAATCACCATCGAATCTATCTATGATTTCAAAAATGAAGTCGAAAAACAAAGCAACTCTTCTGAAATAAAAATTGTTATTGCCAATCTTTCAGAAGCTCTCTTTTTAGATAGTTCAGGAATAGGCTTCCTCGTGTCCTTGAATTCCAGACTGAAAAGCCTCAATAAAAATATGTATCTATTACGCCCAAGCGACCACATATGTAAAACATTGGAACTCGTCAGACTGATTTCTTTTTTCGATATAATTGAAGACGAACGAGAAATTTCTTAG
- the cysS gene encoding cysteine--tRNA ligase yields MRLYNTLERKKEEFVPSNGNKVSLYACGITAYDLCHIGHARSSVVFDVLVRYLRYKGYDVTFVRNFTDIDDKIINRANESGVTAAELAEKFIGEFYVDMDKLNILRADIEPKCTEHIPEMLTLTQTLIDKGHAYSTPSGDVYFKVRSFEGYGKLSGRNIEDLQSGARIKPGEEKKDPLDFALWKAAKPGEPSWESPWGQGRPGWHLECSAMSEKYLSLPFDIHGGGQDLSFPHHENEIAQSEAATGKPMARFWVHNGFVQINSEKMSKSLGNFFTIRDIIAKFLPETLRYFLLTMHYRSPLDFSFEALEEAEKGIRRVYSAMEQMEEALQKAKWSKAALPAEVLAELEDAEKGWDAAMEDDVNTAGAMGYIFTLVRLAGRIAEDKAWRKSEGGRDAWIRILADMKKWGGVLGIFTEKPQTFLAGLKLCMLERKGIEVSKVDELVAARQDARKNKDFAESDKIRDALTELGVEVKDTPQGPVWDVI; encoded by the coding sequence ATGCGCCTTTATAATACACTTGAACGTAAAAAAGAAGAATTTGTTCCTTCTAACGGTAATAAGGTTAGTTTGTATGCCTGCGGTATTACTGCTTATGATCTTTGCCATATAGGGCATGCCCGCTCCTCTGTTGTTTTCGATGTTTTGGTTCGTTACCTGCGTTACAAAGGGTATGATGTTACATTTGTACGTAATTTTACCGATATTGATGATAAGATTATCAATCGCGCAAATGAATCCGGAGTAACTGCTGCTGAACTTGCTGAAAAATTTATCGGTGAGTTTTATGTGGATATGGATAAGCTTAACATTCTCAGAGCCGATATTGAGCCGAAATGTACCGAACATATCCCTGAAATGTTGACTCTGACTCAAACTCTCATTGATAAAGGGCACGCTTATTCCACTCCTTCCGGTGATGTATATTTCAAAGTCCGTTCTTTTGAAGGATACGGCAAACTTTCCGGTAGAAATATTGAAGATTTGCAATCCGGAGCACGCATTAAACCGGGTGAAGAAAAAAAAGATCCTCTTGATTTTGCTCTCTGGAAGGCTGCAAAACCGGGTGAACCGTCATGGGAAAGCCCTTGGGGACAAGGTCGTCCCGGCTGGCATCTTGAATGTTCAGCCATGAGTGAAAAATATCTGTCACTTCCTTTTGATATTCATGGTGGCGGGCAGGATTTGAGCTTTCCTCATCATGAAAATGAAATTGCTCAGAGTGAAGCTGCGACCGGAAAGCCTATGGCTCGTTTCTGGGTGCATAATGGCTTTGTTCAGATTAATTCAGAAAAAATGTCTAAATCTCTTGGTAACTTTTTTACCATCAGAGATATTATTGCAAAATTTCTCCCTGAGACATTACGTTATTTCTTGCTGACAATGCATTACCGCAGTCCACTTGATTTTTCATTCGAAGCTCTTGAAGAAGCTGAAAAAGGTATTCGCCGCGTCTATTCTGCCATGGAGCAGATGGAAGAAGCTCTTCAAAAGGCTAAATGGTCCAAAGCTGCCTTGCCTGCCGAAGTTCTTGCTGAGCTTGAGGATGCAGAAAAAGGTTGGGATGCTGCTATGGAAGATGATGTGAATACTGCCGGAGCAATGGGGTATATTTTCACACTTGTCCGTCTTGCCGGGCGCATTGCCGAAGACAAGGCATGGCGTAAAAGTGAAGGTGGCCGCGATGCTTGGATTCGTATCCTTGCTGATATGAAGAAATGGGGCGGAGTTTTAGGAATTTTCACTGAAAAACCTCAGACTTTTCTAGCCGGGCTTAAGCTTTGCATGCTTGAACGCAAAGGAATTGAAGTTTCAAAAGTGGACGAGCTTGTTGCTGCACGTCAAGATGCTAGAAAAAATAAAGATTTTGCTGAATCTGATAAGATCAGAGATGCTCTTACAGAACTTGGGGTTGAGGTTAAAGATACTCCTCAAGGCCCAGTTTGGGACGTAATTTAA
- a CDS encoding CgeB family protein has translation MTEKYIAQVIKKDSKLQDICISCDNKTKHMWGKYGPRNETKLASEADSQKMILLIGSGIGVASEILLEQTNRPLLILDCEEPILAVTDLKRKFQNNQNVCWINTSSPTTAVRHILELKRQYKLDIQLLTIPFYLRLSPFYAEVTKQLLKEATTEPQHPSWPKFQSENPRILLLTSQYFLMGEIVAACERQSIPHMFINMDAKEMDLDIFVTRISSAINIFRPDFVLTVNHLGVDQEGVLNTLLHKFDVPMASWFVDNPLLLLPLYKAQADSNTTLFTWDADRMDSLKELGFQNIFHLPLGTDQTRFKPGNGCSNPEWARDISFVGNSMVHKTARRLEAAGLSGPLKLRWKEIAHEFGEKSEPSVLNFLKTDYPELIPHYEDLNSPYRKLAFETLIIWQATLEYRLACVKQTLNYLPMIVGDSGWKELLKDEDTWEYHSELSYYEDLPRFYPCSKINFNCTSQQMKGAVNQRVFDVPACNGFILTDHRYQMENLFEPGKEIAVYYNIEEIPEMIEKYSAEPDSRAKIIKAARKRIMAEHTYDCRIKTLIKYMRKAYT, from the coding sequence ATGACTGAAAAATACATTGCTCAGGTTATTAAGAAAGATTCAAAATTGCAGGATATATGCATTTCCTGCGACAATAAAACAAAGCATATGTGGGGAAAATACGGTCCCCGCAATGAAACGAAGCTTGCATCAGAAGCTGATTCCCAAAAAATGATTCTACTCATAGGGTCCGGAATAGGGGTTGCCTCAGAAATTTTACTGGAACAGACAAACCGTCCTTTACTCATACTGGACTGCGAAGAACCTATTCTCGCCGTGACCGACTTAAAAAGAAAATTTCAAAATAATCAGAATGTCTGCTGGATAAACACATCCTCCCCGACCACAGCAGTCCGCCATATTTTAGAACTCAAACGCCAATATAAACTTGATATTCAACTGCTGACCATACCTTTTTACCTCAGACTGTCTCCTTTTTATGCCGAAGTAACTAAACAACTTCTGAAAGAAGCAACTACTGAGCCGCAACATCCGTCATGGCCGAAATTTCAATCTGAAAATCCCAGAATACTGCTTCTGACCAGCCAATACTTTTTGATGGGTGAAATCGTCGCCGCATGTGAAAGACAATCCATTCCGCATATGTTCATAAATATGGACGCCAAAGAAATGGACCTTGATATCTTTGTCACCAGAATATCTTCAGCGATAAATATTTTCAGACCAGACTTTGTGCTGACGGTAAACCATCTGGGAGTCGATCAAGAAGGTGTCTTAAACACCTTACTCCATAAGTTCGATGTCCCGATGGCTTCATGGTTTGTCGACAATCCGCTACTTCTGCTGCCCCTTTACAAAGCTCAGGCCGACAGCAACACCACTCTCTTTACATGGGATGCCGACCGTATGGACTCTCTTAAAGAATTAGGGTTCCAAAACATATTTCATCTTCCCCTTGGAACGGATCAAACCAGATTCAAACCCGGTAATGGTTGCAGCAATCCCGAATGGGCCAGAGATATTTCTTTTGTCGGCAATTCAATGGTACACAAAACAGCGCGCCGCTTAGAAGCCGCAGGACTTTCCGGTCCGCTGAAACTTCGCTGGAAAGAAATCGCGCATGAATTCGGCGAAAAATCAGAGCCGTCAGTCTTAAATTTTTTAAAAACTGATTACCCGGAATTAATTCCACATTATGAGGATCTTAATTCTCCATACCGCAAGCTTGCTTTTGAAACTCTTATCATCTGGCAGGCAACACTTGAATACCGCCTTGCATGTGTAAAACAAACGCTGAATTATTTACCTATGATAGTCGGGGATAGCGGCTGGAAGGAACTGCTGAAGGATGAAGATACATGGGAATATCATTCTGAACTTTCATACTATGAAGATCTGCCACGCTTCTACCCTTGTTCAAAAATAAATTTCAATTGCACCAGCCAGCAGATGAAGGGTGCAGTGAATCAGCGAGTCTTTGACGTTCCGGCCTGTAACGGTTTTATTCTTACAGACCATAGATATCAGATGGAAAATTTATTTGAACCCGGCAAAGAAATCGCTGTCTATTACAACATCGAAGAAATACCTGAAATGATAGAGAAATACTCTGCAGAGCCGGATTCAAGGGCTAAAATAATTAAAGCAGCACGAAAAAGAATCATGGCCGAACACACATACGACTGCCGTATCAAAACCCTGATCAAATACATGCGTAAGGCATATACCTAG
- the queD gene encoding 6-carboxytetrahydropterin synthase QueD: protein MNKGTWKLKVKKDFAAAHQLRNYGGKCENIHGHNFGVEVEIEGNKLDSKIEILMDFKVLKNELSAVLETLDHKHLNEIEYFKHRNPSSENLARYVYEEMKKRVETDGIKLVYASVSENDSSVATYSEV, encoded by the coding sequence ATGAACAAAGGGACATGGAAGCTTAAAGTAAAAAAAGATTTCGCAGCAGCTCATCAGTTAAGAAACTACGGTGGAAAATGCGAAAATATACATGGTCACAATTTTGGGGTTGAAGTTGAGATTGAAGGAAACAAACTTGATTCCAAGATCGAAATACTCATGGACTTCAAAGTACTTAAGAATGAACTTTCCGCAGTCTTGGAAACACTGGACCACAAACATCTCAACGAGATCGAATACTTTAAGCACAGAAACCCCTCGTCAGAAAATCTGGCCCGTTATGTTTATGAAGAAATGAAAAAAAGAGTCGAAACAGACGGGATTAAACTTGTCTACGCCTCTGTATCAGAAAATGACTCTTCCGTAGCGACATACAGCGAAGTTTAG
- a CDS encoding CHASE4 domain-containing protein yields MRVSLKTKTMLGVLLMCATMLLGAWGGISQFMKHSSYLIEKSLVEENFDRAFYAVSKSVEELGRSCRDWAWWDESFQFMKDHNEKFISSNLVPESLKTLNLDFILFIDNEGNIFDFHSTVNSEDVQDCFIREGCSGKVLIEATGKEGKSGLLRISHSIVMVSSQKIMNSLMDKEPRGTLVMGRFFGDEDIAELGKNLRMQLSLTEFQSKAEEGVFFESSAFMGAPVVGFKVLKDALGNPLVLLKLKMGQDIYAIGKSMAWDFLYFFMVILIVIGICTYFLVNRHFVSRVENLKSQLFEAGTGGVTDGVAGGEDRLQVILSGDDELTDLSDSINATLDLVREEKERAEVANRVKSEFLANMSHEIRTPMHSIIGMVELLKETKLDDEQKYFLDVTGTAGESLLEVINDVLEISKIEAGHLEIEKHQFILREMIERVVSVLNVEASKKGLTIICMVTDDVPERVTGDPTRIRQVLTNLISNSIKFTGEGTVEVRVAVDDAARVVFSVSDTGIGIPQDKISTIFESFTQADSSTSRKYGGTGLGLPISRKLVEMMGGALSVESLIGEGSTFSFYVDLEY; encoded by the coding sequence ATGAGGGTTAGTTTAAAAACTAAGACTATGCTTGGCGTTCTGCTTATGTGTGCGACTATGCTGTTAGGAGCATGGGGCGGCATTTCTCAGTTTATGAAGCACAGTTCGTATCTGATCGAGAAGTCTTTGGTTGAAGAAAATTTTGATCGCGCTTTTTATGCGGTATCGAAATCAGTAGAAGAGCTAGGTCGTTCGTGTCGTGACTGGGCATGGTGGGATGAATCTTTCCAATTTATGAAAGATCATAATGAAAAATTTATCAGCTCGAATCTTGTTCCGGAATCATTGAAGACTTTGAATCTAGATTTTATATTATTTATTGATAATGAGGGGAACATCTTTGACTTTCATTCCACTGTTAATAGTGAAGATGTTCAAGATTGTTTCATTCGTGAGGGGTGCAGTGGGAAAGTTTTAATCGAGGCTACAGGCAAAGAAGGCAAAAGCGGTCTTCTTAGAATTTCTCACTCAATTGTAATGGTTTCTTCTCAAAAAATAATGAACAGCTTGATGGATAAAGAGCCACGCGGAACGTTGGTTATGGGGCGTTTTTTTGGAGATGAAGATATTGCAGAATTAGGAAAAAATCTTCGTATGCAGCTTTCGTTAACGGAGTTTCAGAGTAAAGCGGAAGAAGGTGTTTTTTTTGAGTCTTCAGCTTTTATGGGAGCTCCTGTTGTGGGTTTTAAGGTTTTGAAGGATGCTCTTGGTAACCCTCTTGTTTTGCTTAAGTTGAAAATGGGACAGGATATTTATGCCATAGGTAAATCTATGGCGTGGGATTTTCTATACTTTTTCATGGTGATTTTAATTGTTATCGGGATTTGTACATATTTTTTGGTGAATCGGCATTTTGTATCACGTGTTGAAAATCTTAAATCTCAACTTTTCGAGGCCGGGACCGGAGGTGTTACTGACGGTGTCGCTGGAGGAGAGGATCGTTTGCAGGTGATACTTAGTGGTGATGACGAATTGACTGATCTTTCGGATTCAATAAATGCGACTTTGGACCTCGTGCGGGAAGAGAAAGAACGGGCTGAAGTTGCCAATAGAGTTAAAAGTGAATTTTTGGCAAACATGAGTCATGAGATTCGTACACCTATGCATTCGATTATTGGAATGGTTGAGTTGCTTAAAGAGACAAAGCTGGACGATGAACAAAAATATTTTTTGGATGTGACTGGAACTGCGGGTGAGTCGTTGCTTGAAGTTATAAATGATGTTCTTGAGATTTCTAAGATAGAAGCTGGACATTTAGAAATTGAGAAGCATCAATTTATCCTTCGCGAAATGATCGAAAGAGTTGTGTCTGTGCTAAATGTAGAGGCCTCTAAAAAAGGGCTTACAATTATCTGCATGGTGACAGATGACGTTCCTGAAAGAGTGACCGGAGACCCAACACGCATCCGGCAGGTTTTGACAAATTTAATTAGTAATTCCATAAAATTTACAGGCGAAGGGACGGTTGAAGTTCGAGTCGCTGTAGATGATGCAGCAAGAGTTGTCTTTTCTGTTTCAGATACAGGGATAGGAATACCACAGGATAAGATCAGCACGATTTTTGAAAGTTTTACTCAAGCGGATTCGTCAACTTCACGAAAATATGGCGGAACCGGTTTAGGACTTCCAATTTCACGTAAGTTGGTTGAAATGATGGGTGGAGCGCTTTCTGTCGAAAGTCTGATTGGTGAGGGTTCAACTTTTTCATTTTATGTAGATCTGGAATATTAA
- a CDS encoding motility protein A — protein MDIATLIGIVGGFGLIVATIMMGGNAAGFLDAPSAIVVLGGTFASVFIMFPMSVVLKAFKIALKGFFSKSRDPKAIIDQIVALAETARKESLVALEKVAIDDPYLKKGVILVADGTDSTIVRAIMEIEIDFMKKRHFQGQSVMKGMGAMAPAFGMIGTLIGLVNMLSNLSDPDAIGPAMAIALLTTLYGSVLANVVFLPLAKKLEERSFEESLYMEIMVEGIVAIQKGEHPSIVKEKLQSFLAPAMRDAAA, from the coding sequence ATGGATATTGCAACTTTAATAGGTATTGTCGGCGGATTTGGTCTTATTGTAGCAACTATTATGATGGGTGGTAATGCTGCAGGGTTTCTTGATGCTCCTTCTGCTATTGTTGTTCTCGGAGGTACTTTTGCCTCTGTCTTTATTATGTTCCCAATGAGCGTAGTTCTGAAAGCATTCAAAATAGCTCTTAAAGGATTCTTCTCAAAATCAAGAGACCCCAAAGCGATTATTGATCAAATCGTAGCACTTGCTGAAACAGCAAGAAAAGAAAGTCTAGTGGCCCTTGAAAAGGTTGCAATAGATGACCCTTATCTAAAAAAAGGTGTCATCCTTGTCGCAGATGGTACTGACTCCACGATAGTTCGGGCTATCATGGAGATTGAAATTGATTTCATGAAAAAAAGACACTTTCAAGGTCAGTCGGTTATGAAAGGCATGGGAGCAATGGCCCCGGCATTCGGCATGATCGGTACACTCATCGGCCTGGTTAACATGCTTTCCAACCTCAGTGATCCTGACGCAATCGGACCTGCAATGGCGATTGCATTACTCACAACTCTTTACGGATCAGTTCTTGCCAACGTCGTTTTCCTTCCTCTCGCTAAAAAGCTTGAAGAACGCTCATTTGAAGAGTCGCTGTATATGGAAATCATGGTTGAAGGAATTGTCGCTATTCAGAAAGGGGAGCACCCATCGATTGTAAAAGAAAAGCTTCAATCATTCCTTGCACCGGCAATGCGCGACGCGGCAGCCTAG
- a CDS encoding FmdB family zinc ribbon protein produces MPIYEYKCNKCGHIFEELVSVSKSESPECLSCGSLDTIKLISACIGHLSDGSSESGSYSSSVGSGAAGCGSGGFS; encoded by the coding sequence ATGCCTATTTATGAATATAAATGCAATAAATGCGGGCATATCTTTGAGGAGTTGGTTTCAGTTTCAAAGTCTGAATCTCCTGAATGTTTATCCTGCGGAAGTTTAGATACTATTAAATTGATTTCGGCTTGTATTGGTCATTTGTCTGACGGAAGTTCTGAAAGTGGTTCATATTCTTCGTCCGTAGGTTCTGGCGCGGCTGGATGTGGATCTGGCGGATTTTCATGA